A region of Anopheles merus strain MAF chromosome 2R, AmerM5.1, whole genome shotgun sequence DNA encodes the following proteins:
- the LOC121589189 gene encoding mushroom body large-type Kenyon cell-specific protein 1-like isoform X3, translated as MKSGLERVAEELMGRRKWKHYQDVLTRQQLNLLDPSTTNSTEDDLLTGTTGVAAAAAAAAAAAAAAQLHQGQLMNSASATAAATALALAGGGMIDQKTNHPAAIVAAANAAAVASLTTPAAAQAAANTTAATAIVRNGHCQQDDVDVDPKTAASASPDSPRAANCMASEKISPSSARSPRHGKDDRAASPVSRNCHTNDNGTATPRTGATDAEGTSPLSASPPGTIERDLARPKSTSGTEQAALVEPSIPNTPDRGRASSVASPDVRGEQTATEHAESMSIVKQEPIEHVDPSPIKSEQPNPEVAVVPKLPIVGTNNNNNIINSNNNTIQHRSNGMAIEDGSAGTKPLTAETPAEPEAATPVDWKPQDKCYFCVDGKLLTVNETGELVPESGPAPTEVELRLNRRAAAAAALAESDSDTSESSEPELLASLLSAGAAGGMSNKSLVALLREAGASQNLPSLQSFVAQYTAAASLQGLQPNLAQLYNPALWYSQLQQQMSPSAVEMPAGGAATAALSPTTAAKMAAQLGAVGGTGEQPLDLSAKPGTSGMTSLLSSMMDPKHLYKAKPRLSPVGGRKTYTEDGLQNALQDILSGRLGTRRAAMQYGIPRSTLRNKVYKMALGGKRGMSSLLEDDDDKDSQDGDMKDGDLLDKLPQQLLTDMLMKMCGGGTGTPRSHETNLTPTPPATSTPPAQHATPEPAALDIAGMSLKPHPSSQSIAVPSTTPRLAGSATATPPATTQPPQSSPLVAAAASTLLNPNLVMQVERILQVTATAQASGETQQALAELPELLRKIIDQQQLLADQIKKASVSGSVPAAATIQPSVAGSAGGPSPTIHGLAPAGSGVLGNSSALDAALARSPSLSVALSANGGASQAAAAIDPCYLPFLQQLQQQQQGKLRTMSAGTPDTPASLSSLELNDVANDDPHVILKIPSYGRAPGASPGVPGVPASSKNGDLERHHLHHHNLTTPSPPTAAAAAVLSSLVGTPARTPHSSGSPQAGILNSAVTGGAGLGGVASAPTSSQVSLASSLSSSSPLSSLSVASSVAVQQERASLGGSAQTNHLSVISPPLMNLRGAVKGESALSPPASGHGSAPGMTSGGKPMLSVHDVIARSISKNFQQHQQSDIMHKQQMEQMKRPSISVIKTLGDISHFGSAAAAAAGLGSVGSAAQLAAAAAAAAANNTGTGGKGTRPKRGKYRNYDRDSLVEAVKAVQRGEMSVHRAGSYYGVPHSTLEYKVKERHLMRPRKREPKPQPGLDDHRLGGSSSGKGSSDGASSLRGLDKGKGGLGLGAGSKGAAGLAGHSGKNHHHLQQQVQQAQFPNNSPNGALGAKMPMFDASAMGYGASFFWPHSTGFSGMPGVDYARSQPAPDVFSSPTLMQRFQQEATASALSPADSRHFPGGKASSASVGSTNANLTALPKGSSVREMAEQLYDGSGANGGSFLDDIIRQSLDKKSGDFASHSALFDHLLKGKLRSTVAAAGSVGSAEEANTAALHTKVATKRAATSPPIAFHPESIKRERASPGASSTSSTGSSSNRLGVNLGNDQQHHGQNLSQSATGISTPEQRLAKNVESLMKLHENLSSMSAAHLQRTAMEELNGTQGSTASRASLLGHQSDSVDLHGSDGETDTDSVQSHTNHHGHSLRHSLQQQQQHHHHQRGLTDDSS; from the exons GACTAGAACGTGTCGCTGAAGAATTGATGGGACGCAGGAAATGGAAACACTATCAGGACGTCCTAACGCGACAACAGTTGAATCTGCTGGATCCCAGCACGACAAACTCCACCGAGGACGATCTACTGACCGGCACGACCGGtgttgctgccgccgccgccgcagcagctgctgcagccgcGGCCGCCCAGCTACACCAGGGGCAGCTGATGAACTCCGCCAGCGCTACAGCCGCTGCCACAGCCCTCGCGCTAGCTGGTGGCGGCATGATCGATCAAAAGACCAATCATCCCGCCGCCATTGTGGCCGCAGCCAACGCTGCGGCCGTGGCTTCCCTCACTACACCTGCCGCTGCCCAAGCCGCTGCCAACACAACTGCCGCGACGGCCATAG TGAGAAATGGGCACTGCCAGCAGGACGACGTAGATGTCGACCCGAAAACTGCTGCCTCCGCCAGTCCCGACAGTCCGCGGGCCGCCAACTGTATGGCGTCGGAAAAGATCAGCCCTTCCAGTGCCAGATCTCCCCGGCACGGCAAGGACGATCGTGCCGCTTCGCCAGTATCGCGCAACTGTCATACCAATGACAACGGCACGGCGACACCGAGGACGGGAGCGACCGACGCGGAAGGAACGTCTCCCCTGTCTGCATCGCCCCCGGGCACGATCGAGCGTGATCTCGCCAGGCCCAAGTCGACCTCCGGCACCGAGCAGGCAGCTCTCGTCGAGCCTAGCATACCCAACACTCCTGATCGTGGTCGCGCATCTTCCGTCGCGAGTCCGGACGTGCGGGGAGAGCAAACTGCTACCGAGCATGCCGAAAGTATGTCCATCGTGAAACAGGAACCCATAG AGCATGTAGATCCCTCGCCCATCAAATCTGAGCAACCGAATCCAGAGGTGGCGGTCGTGCCGAAGCTGCCTATTGTTggaaccaacaacaacaacaacatcatcaacagTAACAACAACACGATCCAGCATCGCAGCAACGGGATGGCGATAGAAGACGGTTCCGCCGGCACCAAACCGCTAACAGCGGAAACACCGGCCGAGCCCGAGGCGGCTACACCGGTCGATTGGAAGCCACAGGACAAGTGTTACTTCTGCGTCGACGGCAAGCTGCTGACTGTAAATGAGACGGGTGAGCTGGTGCCAGAATCGGGCCCGGCTCCAACCGAAGTAGAGCTCCGACTTAATAGACGG gctgccgctgctgccgcactGGCCGAGTCCGATAGTGATACGAGCGAGAGCAGCGAGCCAGAGCTGCTGGCTAGTCTTCTGAGTGCCGGTGCGGCCGGTGGAATGTCGAACAAGTCGCTGGTAGCTTTGCTGCGTGAAGCCGGCGCCTCTCAAAATCTTCCCTCGCTGCAGTCGTTCGTGGCACAGTACACCGCGGCCGCTTCGTTGCAGGGTCTTCAGCCAAATCTTGCCCAGCTCTACAACC CAGCGCTATGGTATTCACAACTCCAGCAGCAGATGTCACCGAGCGCGGTCGAGATGCCAGCTGGGGGAGCCGCAACGGCTGCCCTCAGTCCGACAACGGCGGCCAAAATGGCGGCACAGCTCGGCGCGGTTGGAGGCACTGGGGAGCAACCGCTCGATCTCAGCGCAAAGCCGGGCACTTCCGGCATGACATCATTGCTCAGCAGTATGATGGATCCGAAGCACTTGTACAA GGCGAAACCCCGCTTGTCACCGGTTGGAGGACGCAAGACCTACACCGAGGATGGGTTGCAGAATGCACTGCAGGACATACTCAGCGGACGGCTCGGTACGCGCCGGGCAGCGATGCAGTACGGCATCCCGCGCTCGACGCTACGCAACAAGGTGTACAAGATGGCGCTAGGCGGCAAGCGCGGCATGTCATCCCTGCtagaggacgacgacgataaGGACTCGCAGGACGGTGACATGAAGGATGGCGATCTGCTGGACAAACTACCCCAACAACTGCTGACCGACATGCTGATGAAGATGTGCGGCGGAGGAACCGGGACGCCTCGATCGCACGAAACCAACCTGACGCCCACACCTCCCGCCACTTCGACACCACCCGCCCAGCATGCCACGCCCGAGCCGGCTGCGCTAGACATTGCCGGCATGAGTCTAAAACCGCACCCCAGCTCCCAATCCATTGCAGTGCCGTCGACCACGCCACGTCTAGCGGGGTCTGCTACGGCGACGCCTCCCGCAACTACGCAGCCACCACAGTCGTCACCGCTGGTTGCCGCCGCCGCGTCCACGCTGCTTAATCCGAACCTAGTGATGCAGGTGGAGCGCATTCTGCAGGTAACGGCGACCGCGCAAGCATCGGGCGAGACACAGCAGGCCCTGGCCGAGCTGCCCGAACTCCTCCGCAAGATcatcgaccagcagcagctgttgGCGGATCAAATTAAAAAGGCAAGCGTGAGTGGTAGCGTACCGGCCGCTGCCACGATACAACCGTCCGTGGCTGGCAGTGCCGGCGGTCCAAGTCCCACCATTCACGGACTTGCCCCGGCGGGTTCCGGTGTGCTAGGAAACTCGTCTGCACTGGACGCGGCCCTCGCGCGATCACCCTCACTCAGTGTGGCCCTCAGCGCGAACGGAGGCGCCTCACAGGCAGCCGCTGCAATTGATCCGTGCTATCTTCCGTTCCTGCAAcagctgcagcaacagcagcagggcaAACTGCGCACTATGTCTGCGGGCACGCCGGACACACCCGCTTCGCTGTCCTCCCTCGAGCTGAACGACGTGGCGAACGATGACCCGCACGTCATTCTGAAGATTCCGTCCTACGGACGAGCCCCTGGCGCCTCGCCAGGAGTTCCCGGCGTCCCGGCCAGCAGCAAAAATGGAGACCTGGAACGCCATCACCTGCATCATCACAATCTGACCACACCGTCTCCGCCGACCGCTGCCGCGGCCGCCGTGCTCAGCAGTCTCGTCGGAACGCCCGCCCGAACGCCGCATTCGTCGGGTAGCCCACAGGCCGGCATCCTGAACAGTGCCGTAACTGGTGGCGCTGGCTTGGGAGGTGTCGCGTCGGCGCCCACCTCCTCCCAGGTGTCCTTGGCCTCATCGCTCTCGTCCTCTTCGCCGCTGTCCTCGCTGTCGGTAGCATCGTCGGTTGCAGTACAGCAGGAACGAGCCTCGCTTGGAGGCAGTGCGCAGACCAACCACCTGTCAGTCATATCGCCGCCCTTGATGAACCTGCGCGGTGCTGTGAAGGGAGAGTCTGCCCTTTCCCCACCCGCTTCCGGTCATGGCTCGGCCCCAGGAATGACGTCCGGCGGTAAGCCAATGCTCTCCGTGCACGATGTGATAGCGCGAAGCATCAGCAAGAACTTCCAACAGCATCAGCAATCGGACATCATGCACAAGCAGCAGATGGAGCAAATGAAACGGCCCAGCATCTCCGTCATCAAAACGCTCGGCGATATTTCACACTTTGGCAGTGCGGCCGCGGCAGCCGCCGGGCTCGGTTCCGTCGGGAGTGCGGCtcagctggcggcggcggcggctgcggccGCAGCCAACAACACCGGCACCGGAGGCAAAGGCACACGTCCGAAGCGGGGCAAGTACCGCAATTACGATCGAGACAGTCTGGTGGAGGCAGTGAAGGCAGTGCAGCGCGGTGAAATGTCGGTGCACCGAGCGGGCAGCTACTACGGCGTGCCCCACTCAACGCTCGAGTACAAGGTGAAGGAAAGGCATCTGATGCGACCGAGAAAGCGCGAACCAAAACCGCAACCCGGACTGGACGACCACCGGCTTGGAGGTTCATCCTCCGGGAAAGGATCGTCGGACGGGGCATCGTCCTTGCGAGGCCTGGACAAGGGCAAGGGTGGTTTGGGCCTTGGCGCAGGCTCGAAAGGAGCGGCCGGGCTGGCTGGCCACTCTGGCAAGAACCATCACCATCTGCAGCAACAGGTGCAACAGGCACAGTTTCCAAACAACTCGCCCAACGGTGCGCTCGgtgcaaagatgccaatgttCGATGCTTCCGCCATGGGCTACGGAGCGTCCTTCTTTTGGCCCCACTCAACCGGCTTCAGTGGGATGCCCGGCGTTGACTATGCCCGCAGCCAACCCGCACCAGACGTATTTAGCTCCCCGACGCTTATGCAACGCTTCCAGCAGGAAGCCACGGCCAGTGCGCTGTCGCCAGCCGACTCACGACATTTTCCGGGTGGAAAGGCGAGTTCTGCCAGCGTTGGTAGCACCAATGCGAATCTGACCGCCCTGCCCAAGGGCAGCAGTGTGCGTGAGATGGCTGAACAGCTGTACGACGGCAGCGGTGCCAACGGAGGCTCCTTTCTGGATGACATTATTCGGCAAAGCCTCGACAAAAAGTCCGGCGACTTTGCTAGCCACAGTGCGCTCTTCGATCACTTGTTGAAAGGCAAGCTACGATCGACGGTCGCCGCTGCTGGGTCCGTGGGCAGTGCCGAGGAAGCCAACACAGCCGCCCTGCATACGAAAGTGGCTACTAAACGAGCGGCCACCAGTCCCCCGATAGCATTCCACCCGGAGAGCATTAAGCGCGAGCGGGCCAGCCCCGGTGCCTCGTCCACCTCctccaccggcagcagcagcaaccgattAGGAGTTAATCTTGGCAACGATCAGCAACATCACGGACAGAACCTATCGCAGTCTGCCACCGGCATCAGTACGCCCGAACAGAGGCTGGCGAAAAATGTCGAGAGCCTCATGAAACTGCACGAGAATCTTTCGTCGATGTCCGCGGCGCACCTACAGCGGACCGCGATGGAAGAACTCAACGGTACACAAGGCTCGACCGCATCACGCGCATCGTTGCTCGGCCACCAATCGGACTCGGTGGATCTGCACGGCTCGGACGGCGAAACGGACACCGACTCGGTACAATCGCACACCAATCATCACGGGCACAGCTTACGCCACagtctgcagcagcagcagcagcatcaccatcaccaacgGGGACTGACGGACGACAGCTCATAG
- the LOC121589189 gene encoding mushroom body large-type Kenyon cell-specific protein 1-like isoform X4, which produces MGRRKWKHYQDVLTRQQLNLLDPSTTNSTEDDLLTGTTGVAAAAAAAAAAAAAAQLHQGQLMNSASATAAATALALAGGGMIDQKTNHPAAIVAAANAAAVASLTTPAAAQAAANTTAATAIVRNGHCQQDDVDVDPKTAASASPDSPRAANCMASEKISPSSARSPRHGKDDRAASPVSRNCHTNDNGTATPRTGATDAEGTSPLSASPPGTIERDLARPKSTSGTEQAALVEPSIPNTPDRGRASSVASPDVRGEQTATEHAESMSIVKQEPIEHVDPSPIKSEQPNPEVAVVPKLPIVGTNNNNNIINSNNNTIQHRSNGMAIEDGSAGTKPLTAETPAEPEAATPVDWKPQDKCYFCVDGKLLTVNETGELVPESGPAPTEVELRLNRRAAAAAALAESDSDTSESSEPELLASLLSAGAAGGMSNKSLVALLREAGASQNLPSLQSFVAQYTAAASLQGLQPNLAQLYNPALWYSQLQQQMSPSAVEMPAGGAATAALSPTTAAKMAAQLGAVGGTGEQPLDLSAKPGTSGMTSLLSSMMDPKHLYKAKPRLSPVGGRKTYTEDGLQNALQDILSGRLGTRRAAMQYGIPRSTLRNKVYKMALGGKRGMSSLLEDDDDKDSQDGDMKDGDLLDKLPQQLLTDMLMKMCGGGTGTPRSHETNLTPTPPATSTPPAQHATPEPAALDIAGMSLKPHPSSQSIAVPSTTPRLAGSATATPPATTQPPQSSPLVAAAASTLLNPNLVMQVERILQVTATAQASGETQQALAELPELLRKIIDQQQLLADQIKKASVSGSVPAAATIQPSVAGSAGGPSPTIHGLAPAGSGVLGNSSALDAALARSPSLSVALSANGGASQAAAAIDPCYLPFLQQLQQQQQGKLRTMSAGTPDTPASLSSLELNDVANDDPHVILKIPSYGRAPGASPGVPGVPASSKNGDLERHHLHHHNLTTPSPPTAAAAAVLSSLVGTPARTPHSSGSPQAGILNSAVTGGAGLGGVASAPTSSQVSLASSLSSSSPLSSLSVASSVAVQQERASLGGSAQTNHLSVISPPLMNLRGAVKGESALSPPASGHGSAPGMTSGGKPMLSVHDVIARSISKNFQQHQQSDIMHKQQMEQMKRPSISVIKTLGDISHFGSAAAAAAGLGSVGSAAQLAAAAAAAAANNTGTGGKGTRPKRGKYRNYDRDSLVEAVKAVQRGEMSVHRAGSYYGVPHSTLEYKVKERHLMRPRKREPKPQPGLDDHRLGGSSSGKGSSDGASSLRGLDKGKGGLGLGAGSKGAAGLAGHSGKNHHHLQQQVQQAQFPNNSPNGALGAKMPMFDASAMGYGASFFWPHSTGFSGMPGVDYARSQPAPDVFSSPTLMQRFQQEATASALSPADSRHFPGGKASSASVGSTNANLTALPKGSSVREMAEQLYDGSGANGGSFLDDIIRQSLDKKSGDFASHSALFDHLLKGKLRSTVAAAGSVGSAEEANTAALHTKVATKRAATSPPIAFHPESIKRERASPGASSTSSTGSSSNRLGVNLGNDQQHHGQNLSQSATGISTPEQRLAKNVESLMKLHENLSSMSAAHLQRTAMEELNGTQGSTASRASLLGHQSDSVDLHGSDGETDTDSVQSHTNHHGHSLRHSLQQQQQHHHHQRGLTDDSS; this is translated from the exons ATGGGACGCAGGAAATGGAAACACTATCAGGACGTCCTAACGCGACAACAGTTGAATCTGCTGGATCCCAGCACGACAAACTCCACCGAGGACGATCTACTGACCGGCACGACCGGtgttgctgccgccgccgccgcagcagctgctgcagccgcGGCCGCCCAGCTACACCAGGGGCAGCTGATGAACTCCGCCAGCGCTACAGCCGCTGCCACAGCCCTCGCGCTAGCTGGTGGCGGCATGATCGATCAAAAGACCAATCATCCCGCCGCCATTGTGGCCGCAGCCAACGCTGCGGCCGTGGCTTCCCTCACTACACCTGCCGCTGCCCAAGCCGCTGCCAACACAACTGCCGCGACGGCCATAG TGAGAAATGGGCACTGCCAGCAGGACGACGTAGATGTCGACCCGAAAACTGCTGCCTCCGCCAGTCCCGACAGTCCGCGGGCCGCCAACTGTATGGCGTCGGAAAAGATCAGCCCTTCCAGTGCCAGATCTCCCCGGCACGGCAAGGACGATCGTGCCGCTTCGCCAGTATCGCGCAACTGTCATACCAATGACAACGGCACGGCGACACCGAGGACGGGAGCGACCGACGCGGAAGGAACGTCTCCCCTGTCTGCATCGCCCCCGGGCACGATCGAGCGTGATCTCGCCAGGCCCAAGTCGACCTCCGGCACCGAGCAGGCAGCTCTCGTCGAGCCTAGCATACCCAACACTCCTGATCGTGGTCGCGCATCTTCCGTCGCGAGTCCGGACGTGCGGGGAGAGCAAACTGCTACCGAGCATGCCGAAAGTATGTCCATCGTGAAACAGGAACCCATAG AGCATGTAGATCCCTCGCCCATCAAATCTGAGCAACCGAATCCAGAGGTGGCGGTCGTGCCGAAGCTGCCTATTGTTggaaccaacaacaacaacaacatcatcaacagTAACAACAACACGATCCAGCATCGCAGCAACGGGATGGCGATAGAAGACGGTTCCGCCGGCACCAAACCGCTAACAGCGGAAACACCGGCCGAGCCCGAGGCGGCTACACCGGTCGATTGGAAGCCACAGGACAAGTGTTACTTCTGCGTCGACGGCAAGCTGCTGACTGTAAATGAGACGGGTGAGCTGGTGCCAGAATCGGGCCCGGCTCCAACCGAAGTAGAGCTCCGACTTAATAGACGG gctgccgctgctgccgcactGGCCGAGTCCGATAGTGATACGAGCGAGAGCAGCGAGCCAGAGCTGCTGGCTAGTCTTCTGAGTGCCGGTGCGGCCGGTGGAATGTCGAACAAGTCGCTGGTAGCTTTGCTGCGTGAAGCCGGCGCCTCTCAAAATCTTCCCTCGCTGCAGTCGTTCGTGGCACAGTACACCGCGGCCGCTTCGTTGCAGGGTCTTCAGCCAAATCTTGCCCAGCTCTACAACC CAGCGCTATGGTATTCACAACTCCAGCAGCAGATGTCACCGAGCGCGGTCGAGATGCCAGCTGGGGGAGCCGCAACGGCTGCCCTCAGTCCGACAACGGCGGCCAAAATGGCGGCACAGCTCGGCGCGGTTGGAGGCACTGGGGAGCAACCGCTCGATCTCAGCGCAAAGCCGGGCACTTCCGGCATGACATCATTGCTCAGCAGTATGATGGATCCGAAGCACTTGTACAA GGCGAAACCCCGCTTGTCACCGGTTGGAGGACGCAAGACCTACACCGAGGATGGGTTGCAGAATGCACTGCAGGACATACTCAGCGGACGGCTCGGTACGCGCCGGGCAGCGATGCAGTACGGCATCCCGCGCTCGACGCTACGCAACAAGGTGTACAAGATGGCGCTAGGCGGCAAGCGCGGCATGTCATCCCTGCtagaggacgacgacgataaGGACTCGCAGGACGGTGACATGAAGGATGGCGATCTGCTGGACAAACTACCCCAACAACTGCTGACCGACATGCTGATGAAGATGTGCGGCGGAGGAACCGGGACGCCTCGATCGCACGAAACCAACCTGACGCCCACACCTCCCGCCACTTCGACACCACCCGCCCAGCATGCCACGCCCGAGCCGGCTGCGCTAGACATTGCCGGCATGAGTCTAAAACCGCACCCCAGCTCCCAATCCATTGCAGTGCCGTCGACCACGCCACGTCTAGCGGGGTCTGCTACGGCGACGCCTCCCGCAACTACGCAGCCACCACAGTCGTCACCGCTGGTTGCCGCCGCCGCGTCCACGCTGCTTAATCCGAACCTAGTGATGCAGGTGGAGCGCATTCTGCAGGTAACGGCGACCGCGCAAGCATCGGGCGAGACACAGCAGGCCCTGGCCGAGCTGCCCGAACTCCTCCGCAAGATcatcgaccagcagcagctgttgGCGGATCAAATTAAAAAGGCAAGCGTGAGTGGTAGCGTACCGGCCGCTGCCACGATACAACCGTCCGTGGCTGGCAGTGCCGGCGGTCCAAGTCCCACCATTCACGGACTTGCCCCGGCGGGTTCCGGTGTGCTAGGAAACTCGTCTGCACTGGACGCGGCCCTCGCGCGATCACCCTCACTCAGTGTGGCCCTCAGCGCGAACGGAGGCGCCTCACAGGCAGCCGCTGCAATTGATCCGTGCTATCTTCCGTTCCTGCAAcagctgcagcaacagcagcagggcaAACTGCGCACTATGTCTGCGGGCACGCCGGACACACCCGCTTCGCTGTCCTCCCTCGAGCTGAACGACGTGGCGAACGATGACCCGCACGTCATTCTGAAGATTCCGTCCTACGGACGAGCCCCTGGCGCCTCGCCAGGAGTTCCCGGCGTCCCGGCCAGCAGCAAAAATGGAGACCTGGAACGCCATCACCTGCATCATCACAATCTGACCACACCGTCTCCGCCGACCGCTGCCGCGGCCGCCGTGCTCAGCAGTCTCGTCGGAACGCCCGCCCGAACGCCGCATTCGTCGGGTAGCCCACAGGCCGGCATCCTGAACAGTGCCGTAACTGGTGGCGCTGGCTTGGGAGGTGTCGCGTCGGCGCCCACCTCCTCCCAGGTGTCCTTGGCCTCATCGCTCTCGTCCTCTTCGCCGCTGTCCTCGCTGTCGGTAGCATCGTCGGTTGCAGTACAGCAGGAACGAGCCTCGCTTGGAGGCAGTGCGCAGACCAACCACCTGTCAGTCATATCGCCGCCCTTGATGAACCTGCGCGGTGCTGTGAAGGGAGAGTCTGCCCTTTCCCCACCCGCTTCCGGTCATGGCTCGGCCCCAGGAATGACGTCCGGCGGTAAGCCAATGCTCTCCGTGCACGATGTGATAGCGCGAAGCATCAGCAAGAACTTCCAACAGCATCAGCAATCGGACATCATGCACAAGCAGCAGATGGAGCAAATGAAACGGCCCAGCATCTCCGTCATCAAAACGCTCGGCGATATTTCACACTTTGGCAGTGCGGCCGCGGCAGCCGCCGGGCTCGGTTCCGTCGGGAGTGCGGCtcagctggcggcggcggcggctgcggccGCAGCCAACAACACCGGCACCGGAGGCAAAGGCACACGTCCGAAGCGGGGCAAGTACCGCAATTACGATCGAGACAGTCTGGTGGAGGCAGTGAAGGCAGTGCAGCGCGGTGAAATGTCGGTGCACCGAGCGGGCAGCTACTACGGCGTGCCCCACTCAACGCTCGAGTACAAGGTGAAGGAAAGGCATCTGATGCGACCGAGAAAGCGCGAACCAAAACCGCAACCCGGACTGGACGACCACCGGCTTGGAGGTTCATCCTCCGGGAAAGGATCGTCGGACGGGGCATCGTCCTTGCGAGGCCTGGACAAGGGCAAGGGTGGTTTGGGCCTTGGCGCAGGCTCGAAAGGAGCGGCCGGGCTGGCTGGCCACTCTGGCAAGAACCATCACCATCTGCAGCAACAGGTGCAACAGGCACAGTTTCCAAACAACTCGCCCAACGGTGCGCTCGgtgcaaagatgccaatgttCGATGCTTCCGCCATGGGCTACGGAGCGTCCTTCTTTTGGCCCCACTCAACCGGCTTCAGTGGGATGCCCGGCGTTGACTATGCCCGCAGCCAACCCGCACCAGACGTATTTAGCTCCCCGACGCTTATGCAACGCTTCCAGCAGGAAGCCACGGCCAGTGCGCTGTCGCCAGCCGACTCACGACATTTTCCGGGTGGAAAGGCGAGTTCTGCCAGCGTTGGTAGCACCAATGCGAATCTGACCGCCCTGCCCAAGGGCAGCAGTGTGCGTGAGATGGCTGAACAGCTGTACGACGGCAGCGGTGCCAACGGAGGCTCCTTTCTGGATGACATTATTCGGCAAAGCCTCGACAAAAAGTCCGGCGACTTTGCTAGCCACAGTGCGCTCTTCGATCACTTGTTGAAAGGCAAGCTACGATCGACGGTCGCCGCTGCTGGGTCCGTGGGCAGTGCCGAGGAAGCCAACACAGCCGCCCTGCATACGAAAGTGGCTACTAAACGAGCGGCCACCAGTCCCCCGATAGCATTCCACCCGGAGAGCATTAAGCGCGAGCGGGCCAGCCCCGGTGCCTCGTCCACCTCctccaccggcagcagcagcaaccgattAGGAGTTAATCTTGGCAACGATCAGCAACATCACGGACAGAACCTATCGCAGTCTGCCACCGGCATCAGTACGCCCGAACAGAGGCTGGCGAAAAATGTCGAGAGCCTCATGAAACTGCACGAGAATCTTTCGTCGATGTCCGCGGCGCACCTACAGCGGACCGCGATGGAAGAACTCAACGGTACACAAGGCTCGACCGCATCACGCGCATCGTTGCTCGGCCACCAATCGGACTCGGTGGATCTGCACGGCTCGGACGGCGAAACGGACACCGACTCGGTACAATCGCACACCAATCATCACGGGCACAGCTTACGCCACagtctgcagcagcagcagcagcatcaccatcaccaacgGGGACTGACGGACGACAGCTCATAG